From Molothrus aeneus isolate 106 chromosome 18, BPBGC_Maene_1.0, whole genome shotgun sequence, a single genomic window includes:
- the DDX51 gene encoding ATP-dependent RNA helicase DDX51, giving the protein MALFCIRRYGEEDEHKEEAEAENRARVLLERLQQQARARQQKKQREAPPQGREGPGEPGLSPAGEPREGKGKRKRESEEQPSEHRQKKQKTKQPRSPSEERAGTEESADGSSPTKKKKANRRKSKVQQEGTEADSEEDIKQQDNRNNFKKKSNKKRKTDQETQGDETEKKESSEKGEEEVPLVASGEGADCAPSSMMILGDYEAKPVQKVQPFLPQWLAEPRRVQKRIRENLCPVRDVPGIHPRLLKKLQMNGIDSFFPVQAEVIPAILQSAAHGYLLGRGGFRPKDICVSAPTGSGKTLAFVIPIVQVLLDRVICHIRALVVLPTKELAQQVSKVFNVYTDGTGLKVVLITGQKSFAKEQEMLVQKKVTGYCSLADIVVATPGRLTDHINQTPGFSLTQLRFLVVDEADRMIDDMHQNCLNQIVKAAFQGENHSGSSMLFQRTKPGPLTAASSCSPQIPLQKLLFSATLTQDPEKLQQLDLFQPRLFTSVYSEKNRDGIETEQSTNNKYTLPEGLSQCYVPCDLNSKPLLLLYFMLKMKFTRVLCFTNSREASHRLFLLVQAFGGITVAEFSSRLTPNERKRTMKEFEQGKIQLLISTDATARGIDVKGVNYVINYDAPQFIRTYIHRVGRTARAGEAGVAFSLVLRIQERRFLRMLRDAGIQDIQKHPVKGNSLKPLVQQYEGALCKLEKTVKSERAQKRA; this is encoded by the exons ATGGCGCTGTTCTGCATCCGCAG GTACGGCGAGGAGGATGAGCACAAGGAGGAGGCGGAGGCCGAGAACCGGGCGCGGGTCCTGCTGGAgcggctgcagcagcaggccAGGGCCCGGCAGCAGAAGAAGCAGCGAGAGGCGCCGccgcagggaagggaagggccaGGGGAGCCCGGGCTGAGCCCCGCGGGGGAGCCCCgagaaggaaaggggaagaggaaaagggagagtgAGGAGCAGCCCAGTGAGCAtagacagaaaaagcaaaagacaaAACAGCCCCGCAGCCCTTCGGAAGAAAGGGCTGGCACTGAGGAGTCAGCAGATGGCAGCAGCCccacaaagaagaagaaagcaaatagAAGAAAATCGAAAGTGCAGCAAGAGGGGACTGAAGCAG ATTCTGAAGAAGACATCAAACAACAGGACAACAGaaacaactttaaaaagaaatctaataAGAAGAGGAAGACAGATCAGGAAACACAAGGAGATGAAACAGAGAAGAAGGAGAGCAGTGaaaaaggggaggaggaggtgccCTTAGTAGCCTCAGGGGAAGGGGCAGATTGTGCCCCCTCCAGTATGATGATCCTCGGAGACTACGAAGCAAAGCCAGTGCAGAAG GTCCAGCCCTTCTTGCCTCAGTGGCTTGCTGAGCCCCGGCGGGTGCAGAAGCGCATCAGGGAGAATCTGTGTCCAGTCAGGGATGTGCCAGGAATCCACCCCAGGCTGCTGAAAAAGCTGCAGATGAATGGAATAGACTCCTTTTTTCCAG TCCAGGCAGAGGTGATTCCTGCCATCCTGCAGAGTGCAGCCCATGGGTACCTGCTGGGCCGGGGCGGGTTCCGCCCCAAGGACATCTGTGTGTCAGCCCCCACAGGCAGTGGGAAAACCCTGGCCTTTGTCATCCCCATCGTGCAG GTTCTGTTAGATCGAGTGATTTGCCACATCCGAGCTCTGGTTGTTCTGCCCACCAAAGAACTGGCACAGCAG GTGAGTAAAGTGTTCAACGTTTACACTGACGGGACAGGTCTGAAGGTTGTTTTGATTACTGGCCAGAAATCTTTTGCAAAGGAGCAGGAGATGCTTGTCCAGAAAAA AGTGACAGGCTACTGCAGCCTGGCTGACATTGTGGTGGCCACGCCAGGGAGGCTCACGGATCACATCAACCAGACCCCAGGCTTCAGCCTGACACAGCTTCGCTTTCTG GTTGTGGATGAAGCTGACCGTATGATTGATGACATGCACCAGAACTGTCTGAACCAAATTGTCAAAGCTGCATTCCAAGGAGAAAATCACTCTGGCTCCAGCATGCTTTTTCAGAGAACCAAGCCAGGGCCTTTAACAGCAGCCAG TTCCTGCTCTCCTCAGATACCCTTACAGAAACTGCTGTTTTCAGCCACACTGACCCAGGACCCAGAGAAATTGCAGCAGCTGGATTTATTCCAGCCTCGTCTCTTCACATCTGTGTATTCCGAGAAAAACAGAGATGGAATAGAAACTGAACAAAGTACCAATAATAAATACACACTCCCAGAGGGGCTGTCG CAATGTTACGTGCCTTGTGACCTGAACTCCAAGCCTTTGCTGCTCTTGTATTTCATGCTGAAAATGAAATTCACCCGTGTGTTGTGCTTCACCAACTCCAGGGAAGCCTCTCACAG GTTGTTCCTGCTGGTTCAAGCTTTTGGTGGCATCACGGTGGCAGAGTTTTCTTCTCGGTTAACTccaaatgagagaaagagaaccATGAAGGAGTTTGAACAAGGAAAAATACAACT GTTAATCAGCACAGATGCCACAGCCCGAGGGATTGATGTGAAAGGAGTGAATTATGTGATCAACTACGATGCACCCCAGTTCATCAGGACCTACATTCACCG GGTTGGAAGAACAGCTCGCGCAGGAGAAGCAGGTGTTGCTTTCAGCTTGGTCCTTAGAATTCAG GAGCGGCGCTTCCTGCGGATGCTGAGGGATGCTGGCATCCAGGATATCCAGAAACACCCAGTGAAGGGCAACTCCCTGAAGCCACTGGTGCAGCAATATGAGGGAGCTCTGTGTAAGCTTGAGAAGACAGTCAAG AGTGAGCGAGCACAGAAGCGAGCCTGA
- the LOC136564400 gene encoding macrophage migration inhibitory factor-like has product MPKFTVNTNISKDKIPESFAGELTQQLSKALGKPAQYLAIQICPDQVMSFGGATDPCAMCFLYSIGKIGEQENRVYSKLLCDLMSKQLKIPSDRIYISFFDISPGNVGWNSTTFA; this is encoded by the exons ATGCCTAAATTCACTGTTAACACAAATATAAGCAAGGATAAAATTCCAGAATCTTTTGCAGGGGAGCTCACCCAACAATTATCAAAAGCATTGGGCAAACCAGCACAG TATCTAGCAATACAGATCTGTCCTGATCAGGTGATGTCCTTTGGTGGCGCCACAGACCCTTGTGCTATGTGCTTTCTCTACAGCATTGGAAAGATAGGGGAGCAGGAGAACAGGGTCTATTCCAAATTGCTTTGTGACCTGATGagcaaacagctgaaaatacCATCTGACAG AATCTACATCAGCTTCTTTGACATCAGTCCTGGCAATGTGGGCTGGAATAGCACCACCTTTGCTTGA
- the LOC136564280 gene encoding macrophage migration inhibitory factor — MPMFAIYTNVCKDAVPDSLLGDLTQQLAKATGKPAQYIAVHIIPDQMMSFGGSTDPCALCSLYSIGKIGGQQNKTYTKMLCDLISKHLHVSADRVYINYFDMNAANVGWNGSTFA; from the exons ATGCCCATGTTCGCCATCTACACCAATGTCTGCAAGGACGCCGTGCCCGACAGCCTCTTGGGCGACCTCACCCAGCAGCTGGCCAAGGCCACGGGCAAGCCCGCGCAG TACATAGCTGTGCACATCATACCTGACCAGATGATGTCCTTCGGGGGCTCCACTGATCCCTGCGCGCTCTGCAGCCTCTACAGCATCGGCAAAATAGGAGGGCAGCAGAACAAGACTTACACCAAGATGCTCTGTGATCTGATCTCGAAGCACTTGCACGTATCTGCAGACAG GGTCTACATCAACTACTTCGACATGAACGCTGCCAACGTGGGCTGGAACGGCTCCACCTTTGCATAG